The segment GTTGTTCTGTTCTTTAAATCGGCCGGGACCGCGACTATAATCTGAATTTCAGAACAAACCTTGTCCCTTTGTCGCGCTCCACTCTTATTGTGCCCTGCAACTGCCGAACCAGCGACGCAACAAGTCCCAGGCCGAAACCGGTTGATTGTTCGACGCTCACCGACTCGGGCATCCCGATACCATTGTCCTCAACGATGATGGTGACGGCCCCATCCTCCACCGAAGCCGAAACTCGCACCGTTCCCGCGCCGTTTTCTCCGAAAGCGTATTTCATGATATTGGTCAGAAGCTCATTCAGCAGTATTCCAAGCGGCATGAGCCTGTTCGCTCCGAGCGTGAAATCCTCTACGTTCGTCTCGACTGATACCGAAGGCGCATGCGGGAATATTTTAACGATCTCCCGCACCAGGAATGGCAGGTACTCGGCCATGGAGATGTTTTGATGATCTGTCGAGTGATAGAGTTTATCGTAGAGTACCATCATGCTCTGCACCCTGCTTTTGGCCTCATCGAGGGCCCCGGTGGCCGCTGAGTTTTCCATTGCCCTGGATTGCAGGCTCAGGAGGCTGATTATTGTTCCCATGTTGTTTTTAACGCGGTGGTGCACCTCCTGTAAGAGTAGTTCCTTTTCTTCGAGGTGATTTCTGATTGTATTTTCGGATAGTTTTAATTCGGACAGTTGGCGACGCGTTGTTTTTATGGCAAGCAAAAGACCCGCAAGACCGACAAGCCACGCCACGCCATAACCGGAAATAATGGCGCTCATTTGTGCATTGAGCGCCTGGCGGGTTGGACTCAATGGCAGGGAGATGCTGATCCCGCCCCGGACGTCACCTGTTTTGTAGCCCTGCCCCGCATGGCACCGCAGGCAGACTGCTTTGGTAATCAACGGGCGCATAAGGCGTAAATACTCCTCGCCACCGAAGAAGGTTGTCGTCGATACCTCTTTAACTCCCCGCTCAAAAGCCAGCAAAGCCGCCCTTTCCCATTCATCCGGAGCATTTTCAGGCCTTATTGGATTGA is part of the Spirochaetota bacterium genome and harbors:
- a CDS encoding histidine kinase dimerization/phosphoacceptor domain -containing protein, encoding MTYAGWWPLKINILIAVLWTALIASLAVWNYRQASSARLEMALSGARESHSKYIVFRHWASVHGGVYVPVSPETPPNPYLAHIPERDITTPSGKRLTLVNPAYMTRQVQELAERSYGQRGHITSLNPIRPENAPDEWERAALLAFERGVKEVSTTTFFGGEEYLRLMRPLITKAVCLRCHAGQGYKTGDVRGGISISLPLSPTRQALNAQMSAIISGYGVAWLVGLAGLLLAIKTTRRQLSELKLSENTIRNHLEEKELLLQEVHHRVKNNMGTIISLLSLQSRAMENSAATGALDEAKSRVQSMMVLYDKLYHSTDHQNISMAEYLPFLVREIVKIFPHAPSVSVETNVEDFTLGANRLMPLGILLNELLTNIMKYAFGENGAGTVRVSASVEDGAVTIIVEDNGIGMPESVSVEQSTGFGLGLVASLVRQLQGTIRVERDKGTRFVLKFRL